The Flammeovirga agarivorans genome has a window encoding:
- a CDS encoding L-rhamnose/proton symporter RhaT gives MNLLAITLILLASFFQGTFGLGMKHISPLKWENWWVVHALVAMIIFPIAWAVIAVPETFTIIGESDSNVLMMAMLFGFLWGIGGILFGVSVEYTGVSITYGIVMGLAASVGSLIPMFQMEELPANFNTVIAGVGLLLVGVAITAVAGVKRDKAQKVVSEDTMIMEDDGDVLVAPPKVETTPKKSIKTGVAIAVACGVLSALLNVGFSNAAPVAELAVSKYNVDPKDASLVAWVVVLIGAFAMNALYAVYKLVVNNSWGDFSTPNSTKAYTWAILAGLFWFAALGVYGQGAALMGSLGPVIGWPMMLGLALIISNVWGYREGEWKNASQPFKVLLGGLAVLIVAICILGYSNL, from the coding sequence ATGAATTTACTAGCAATTACATTAATCCTTCTTGCAAGTTTTTTTCAAGGAACATTTGGATTAGGAATGAAACATATCTCACCATTAAAATGGGAAAACTGGTGGGTTGTACATGCTTTAGTGGCGATGATTATTTTCCCAATAGCATGGGCAGTAATTGCTGTACCTGAGACGTTTACTATAATTGGTGAGTCAGACAGTAACGTATTAATGATGGCGATGTTGTTTGGTTTTCTTTGGGGAATTGGAGGAATCCTTTTTGGAGTAAGCGTAGAGTATACAGGGGTGTCGATTACTTATGGTATTGTGATGGGTTTAGCGGCATCTGTAGGTTCATTAATTCCTATGTTCCAAATGGAAGAATTGCCTGCTAATTTCAATACCGTAATTGCAGGAGTAGGTTTGTTATTAGTCGGAGTAGCTATCACAGCTGTGGCAGGTGTAAAAAGAGATAAAGCACAAAAAGTAGTAAGTGAAGATACAATGATTATGGAAGACGATGGAGATGTCTTAGTGGCTCCTCCGAAAGTAGAGACGACACCAAAGAAATCCATAAAAACAGGAGTGGCTATTGCGGTAGCTTGTGGTGTATTATCGGCTTTATTAAATGTAGGTTTTTCTAACGCGGCTCCAGTGGCGGAGTTGGCAGTTTCAAAATATAATGTAGACCCCAAAGATGCTAGTTTAGTAGCATGGGTTGTTGTGTTGATAGGCGCTTTTGCTATGAATGCCTTATACGCGGTTTACAAGTTAGTTGTGAATAATTCTTGGGGTGACTTTTCCACACCAAACAGTACAAAAGCATATACTTGGGCAATTCTTGCAGGTTTATTCTGGTTTGCTGCTTTAGGTGTATATGGTCAAGGTGCTGCATTGATGGGGTCTTTAGGCCCAGTGATTGGATGGCCAATGATGCTTGGTTTGGCATTGATTATTAGTAACGTTTGGGGGTATAGAGAAGGAGAATGGAAAAATGCTTCTCAGCCTTTTAAAGTACTATTAGGAGGACTTGCTGTACTTATTGTTGCCATTTGTATTCTAGGGTATTCCAACTTATAA
- a CDS encoding mandelate racemase/muconate lactonizing enzyme family protein, with amino-acid sequence MKIIDIQPYVLSQDLETPFYFSQWHYASRKICLVKVTLEDGTYGWGEGYGPADMIKTGIDFFKPFVLGENALENEKIWQIMYLRSMDFGRSGIFNAAISAIDIALWDAKGKLLNLPVSVLLGGVKNPVIHPYATGFYFTDSPTLEEDLAKEAKIYKELGFKAAKMKVGLGIEKDVHYVELLKKHLGDDVKLMIDSNHAYNYREALKLCKRIEHLDIGWFEEPVHPEDYKGYSKLRENTTIPIAGGECEYLRHGFKRLFETESVDIAQPDICASGGLTEAKRIAALASSYHKDIVPHSWGTWIAISAAVHFVSNLDQNPGRMFRNAPMIELDRTENPLRDDVTKHSIQVNNGEIQVPTTPGLGVDVNQEFLEKYSIDKNASTEPLWS; translated from the coding sequence ATGAAGATTATTGATATACAACCTTACGTTCTCTCGCAAGACTTAGAAACACCCTTCTACTTCTCGCAATGGCACTATGCCTCAAGAAAGATCTGTTTGGTGAAGGTGACACTTGAAGATGGAACTTACGGTTGGGGCGAAGGTTATGGCCCAGCAGATATGATCAAAACTGGAATAGATTTTTTCAAACCATTTGTACTTGGCGAGAATGCTTTAGAAAATGAAAAAATCTGGCAGATTATGTATTTAAGATCAATGGATTTTGGTCGTAGTGGTATTTTCAATGCAGCAATTAGTGCAATTGATATTGCCTTATGGGATGCCAAAGGTAAACTGCTCAATCTACCGGTCAGTGTGTTATTGGGTGGGGTTAAAAACCCAGTGATTCATCCTTATGCGACAGGATTTTATTTCACAGATTCTCCAACTTTAGAGGAGGACTTAGCAAAAGAAGCAAAAATATATAAGGAACTTGGTTTCAAGGCTGCAAAAATGAAAGTAGGTTTAGGAATCGAAAAAGACGTACATTATGTTGAGTTGTTAAAGAAACACCTTGGTGATGATGTAAAACTAATGATCGATTCTAACCATGCCTACAATTATAGAGAGGCATTGAAACTTTGTAAACGAATTGAACATTTAGATATTGGCTGGTTTGAAGAGCCAGTTCACCCCGAAGATTACAAAGGTTATAGTAAACTAAGGGAGAATACAACCATTCCAATTGCTGGAGGGGAGTGTGAATATTTAAGACACGGTTTTAAGCGTTTATTTGAAACCGAAAGTGTAGATATCGCTCAACCAGATATTTGTGCATCAGGTGGACTAACGGAAGCAAAGAGAATTGCAGCGTTAGCTTCTTCTTATCACAAAGACATTGTACCACACTCATGGGGAACTTGGATTGCAATTAGTGCAGCCGTTCACTTTGTGTCTAACTTAGACCAAAACCCAGGTAGAATGTTTAGAAATGCTCCAATGATTGAATTGGACCGTACAGAAAACCCACTTAGAGATGATGTAACAAAGCATAGTATCCAAGTGAATAACGGAGAGATCCAAGTACCTACAACACCAGGTTTAGGTGTAGATGTAAATCAAGAATTCTTAGAAAAATATTCGATAGATAAAAATGCAAGTACTGAACCACTATGGTCATAA
- a CDS encoding aldehyde dehydrogenase family protein yields MQVLNHYGHKGLYIDGEFVESSSKNIFDLKCPANEETIATISWAEKEDTERALKAAEEGFKVWSKTPVQERVDKMMALRAKLLENKDLLKEVISHEMGKTFDGADEDVVSITNSLEFYGKEILAKEDFEIPDREGTHRHTMVHQPLGVVVAFLAYNFPLLNLGFKLGPALAAGCSIIIKPSEISPLSALMVAEYAHEVGFPKGVITVLCGNRQNVGIPLCESTVPRLITMIGATYTAQKLIEQSIKSSIKRYSMECGGNAPFIVFDDANIEDALAVGTGVKYGNTGQICVAPNRFFVQEGIFEEYVKRFVEIAESKKLGFGRENNPDMGPLVSEKARDGVHQFVQDCLGQGGTLLTGGEKVEGKGFYYKPTVIVMDDPKAAVLQHEVFGPVAVILKFKTTEEVIQKSNDVTAGLASYVFTEDEDKLEEVTMALEFGEVQQNGVKYDIYLPHLGVKNSGLSMDCSKFALDDYLVQKRVSKKL; encoded by the coding sequence ATGCAAGTACTGAACCACTATGGTCATAAAGGCCTATATATCGACGGAGAGTTTGTAGAATCATCTTCAAAAAATATTTTTGATTTAAAATGCCCAGCAAATGAAGAGACAATTGCTACAATTTCTTGGGCAGAGAAAGAAGATACAGAACGTGCTTTAAAAGCTGCTGAAGAAGGTTTTAAAGTGTGGTCAAAAACTCCAGTTCAGGAGAGAGTAGACAAAATGATGGCTTTAAGAGCAAAGCTATTAGAAAATAAAGATTTGTTGAAAGAGGTGATTTCTCATGAAATGGGAAAAACTTTTGACGGTGCAGATGAGGATGTAGTGAGTATTACTAATTCACTAGAGTTTTATGGAAAAGAAATTTTAGCAAAAGAAGACTTCGAAATTCCAGATAGAGAAGGAACACACCGACATACAATGGTACATCAACCTTTGGGTGTAGTTGTTGCTTTCTTGGCGTATAATTTCCCATTGCTAAACCTTGGTTTTAAACTGGGTCCTGCCCTAGCGGCAGGGTGTTCTATCATTATCAAACCGTCAGAAATTTCACCACTATCGGCATTGATGGTAGCAGAATATGCTCACGAAGTTGGTTTTCCTAAAGGTGTTATCACAGTATTATGTGGTAACAGACAAAACGTGGGTATTCCATTGTGTGAGAGTACTGTACCTCGATTAATTACGATGATTGGTGCCACTTATACGGCCCAAAAATTAATTGAGCAAAGTATCAAATCTTCCATCAAAAGATACTCGATGGAGTGTGGTGGTAATGCACCGTTTATTGTATTTGATGATGCAAATATTGAAGATGCTTTAGCAGTAGGTACTGGAGTGAAATATGGCAATACGGGTCAGATTTGTGTAGCCCCTAACCGATTCTTTGTGCAGGAAGGTATCTTCGAAGAATATGTAAAACGCTTTGTAGAGATTGCCGAATCTAAAAAATTAGGTTTTGGTAGAGAAAACAACCCAGATATGGGGCCTTTAGTAAGTGAAAAAGCAAGAGATGGTGTACATCAGTTTGTACAAGATTGCTTAGGTCAAGGAGGAACGTTACTAACTGGTGGCGAGAAGGTAGAAGGCAAAGGTTTCTACTATAAGCCAACAGTGATAGTGATGGATGACCCGAAGGCTGCCGTACTTCAACATGAAGTATTTGGACCAGTAGCGGTAATTCTGAAGTTCAAGACAACGGAAGAAGTGATCCAGAAATCTAACGATGTTACTGCAGGTTTAGCTTCTTATGTATTCACTGAAGACGAGGATAAGTTAGAAGAAGTGACGATGGCTTTAGAATTTGGAGAAGTTCAACAAAACGGAGTAAAATACGACATTTATCTGCCCCACTTAGGAGTGAAAAATAGTGGTTTAAGTATGGACTGTTCAAAGTTTGCTTTGGACGATTACTTAGTGCAGAAAAGAGTGAGTAAAAAATTATAA
- a CDS encoding 2-dehydro-3-deoxygalactonokinase encodes MSVPEKFISCDWGTSNFRLRVIKTDTLDVLEEFQTNKGVKKVYREYLEQKKVDQGRYFSNYLVEQLSNISTSIDDKVIVASGMISSSIGMKELGYSQMPFDAFGENLFSKRLSLARNLSVLMVSGARTQDDVMRGEEVQAVGLSTLLPVQKEGVLILPGTHSKHLSFKDSKYTELNTFMTGEMFDIISNQSILRNSVTPGEMNEAAKAHFIQGVRVGAEEGYTNQLFKIRAHDLISNVDKTTAYYYLSGLLIGDELSYLKEYDSSICMAASGKINELYQLALNDLIEKKDNLIVFEEDVIEKALLIGQRKILEQYV; translated from the coding sequence ATGAGTGTACCAGAAAAATTCATTAGTTGTGATTGGGGTACTTCTAATTTTAGGTTAAGAGTGATCAAAACAGATACTCTTGATGTATTAGAAGAGTTTCAAACAAACAAAGGAGTGAAAAAGGTGTACAGAGAATACTTAGAGCAAAAGAAAGTAGACCAAGGTAGGTATTTTTCAAACTACCTTGTAGAACAACTTTCTAATATCTCTACAAGTATTGATGACAAAGTGATTGTTGCATCAGGCATGATTTCTTCATCTATTGGGATGAAGGAATTAGGCTACTCTCAAATGCCCTTTGATGCTTTTGGAGAAAATCTATTTAGTAAACGACTTTCATTAGCAAGAAACCTATCTGTATTGATGGTCTCAGGGGCTAGAACGCAAGATGATGTGATGCGTGGAGAAGAGGTACAGGCAGTAGGGTTGTCTACTCTTTTACCTGTTCAGAAAGAGGGTGTACTTATACTTCCAGGTACCCATTCAAAGCATTTATCTTTTAAGGATTCCAAGTATACTGAGTTGAATACATTTATGACAGGAGAGATGTTCGACATTATCTCTAATCAAAGTATTTTACGCAATTCGGTTACTCCGGGTGAAATGAATGAAGCAGCCAAAGCACATTTTATTCAAGGGGTAAGAGTCGGTGCAGAAGAAGGGTATACCAACCAGCTTTTTAAAATTAGAGCACACGACTTAATTTCTAATGTAGATAAAACAACTGCATACTATTATCTTAGTGGCTTGTTAATCGGTGATGAGTTAAGTTACTTAAAAGAGTATGATTCATCGATTTGTATGGCAGCTTCTGGTAAAATTAATGAGTTGTATCAATTGGCGTTAAATGACCTTATTGAGAAGAAAGACAACTTAATAGTTTTTGAAGAAGATGTTATTGAAAAAGCATTATTAATAGGTCAAAGAAAGATTTTAGAACAATATGTCTAA
- a CDS encoding bifunctional 4-hydroxy-2-oxoglutarate aldolase/2-dehydro-3-deoxy-phosphogluconate aldolase, with product MSNQTTFSWEAFEAAPVVGILRGVTVDTLNRIIPVYQKAGFSTIEITMNTEGATDLIAQLRDEYPSLNVGAGTVCSMDDLEKALMAGAQFIVTPILNEEVIIKCKEIGVPSFVGALTPTEIYNAWTLGAAAVKVFPCSQFGVGYIKDVLAPLNTIKLLPTGGVTKDNIADFFKVGAIGVGMGGSLFPKPLMEEGKEEELMQYLISLKKEIPTATILS from the coding sequence ATGTCTAACCAAACAACTTTTTCGTGGGAGGCTTTTGAAGCAGCTCCCGTTGTAGGAATCCTAAGAGGTGTCACAGTAGATACATTAAATAGAATTATACCTGTCTATCAAAAAGCAGGATTTTCTACGATTGAAATTACGATGAATACTGAAGGAGCAACAGATTTAATCGCTCAATTAAGAGATGAATATCCATCGCTAAATGTAGGTGCAGGTACTGTTTGTTCTATGGATGACTTAGAAAAAGCATTAATGGCTGGAGCACAGTTTATTGTTACGCCAATTCTTAATGAAGAGGTTATAATAAAATGTAAAGAAATCGGTGTTCCAAGTTTTGTGGGTGCATTAACACCAACAGAGATATACAATGCTTGGACATTAGGTGCGGCAGCGGTAAAAGTTTTTCCATGTAGTCAGTTTGGTGTAGGGTATATCAAAGATGTGTTAGCTCCATTAAATACTATTAAATTATTACCTACAGGTGGTGTGACAAAAGATAATATTGCGGACTTCTTTAAAGTAGGAGCCATAGGTGTAGGTATGGGCGGTTCTTTGTTTCCCAAACCATTAATGGAAGAAGGAAAAGAAGAAGAACTAATGCAATATTTGATCAGTTTAAAAAAAGAAATACCAACAGCGACGATACTCTCTTAA
- a CDS encoding alpha/beta hydrolase family protein yields the protein MKFLKLFLVFQLFQSYSWAYEVKTEVVKTVDGFALPITILLPEGEGPFPVVFNVHGGGWNGGTTTQVPEASVGDFAATITDETQVIHVGIGYRCKLQNGTFEKAIQDIDAAFKWFSKRAKLYQADMKRVGFTGGSAGTPLSSVYTQTVKDCKLYIGINGVYDLPKRDPKKSSFPDKKTAHLYKIDTEETMRNASAVYHLKPNKIPYTLLVHGTYDHTIDIIQSQNFQKEIEKKGGKCELLSFEKIPHGLLRTYYPHVYETTVNRVTELYVSELGVDRKAIDLVNKKLAIELEKYRDLKTLSKDKILGKWSCPKKWLQDALEVTFTTDNIVSIKVNNQPTVTTAYHMENEQVIAKVGNRKYAFRMQINGVLYYYRTVKQAEGRKVMFEKKTEN from the coding sequence ATGAAATTTCTAAAGCTATTTTTAGTATTTCAATTATTCCAATCTTATTCTTGGGCATATGAGGTAAAAACTGAGGTTGTAAAGACTGTAGATGGTTTTGCCTTGCCAATAACAATATTACTACCGGAAGGGGAAGGACCTTTTCCGGTAGTTTTTAATGTTCATGGTGGCGGTTGGAATGGTGGAACGACGACCCAAGTACCCGAGGCGAGTGTAGGTGATTTTGCGGCAACAATTACAGATGAAACCCAAGTAATACATGTTGGTATAGGTTATCGTTGTAAACTACAAAATGGAACTTTTGAAAAAGCAATACAGGATATCGATGCCGCTTTCAAATGGTTTTCGAAAAGAGCGAAACTATATCAAGCTGATATGAAAAGAGTGGGTTTTACGGGAGGATCTGCAGGAACACCATTGTCAAGTGTATATACGCAAACCGTTAAAGATTGCAAGTTATATATAGGTATTAATGGAGTATATGATCTTCCAAAAAGAGATCCTAAAAAATCGTCTTTCCCAGATAAAAAAACAGCACACCTTTATAAGATTGACACTGAAGAAACCATGAGAAACGCTTCGGCTGTTTATCATCTAAAGCCAAACAAAATTCCATATACGTTGCTGGTTCATGGTACTTATGATCATACCATTGACATCATACAGAGTCAAAATTTCCAGAAAGAAATTGAAAAGAAAGGAGGGAAATGTGAATTACTATCCTTTGAAAAAATACCTCATGGGTTATTACGGACTTACTATCCTCATGTTTATGAGACCACTGTAAATAGAGTCACTGAGCTGTATGTTAGTGAATTAGGGGTAGATCGAAAAGCCATAGACCTTGTAAATAAGAAATTAGCGATAGAATTAGAAAAATATAGGGATCTTAAAACGCTATCAAAAGATAAGATTTTAGGCAAATGGTCGTGTCCCAAAAAATGGTTACAAGATGCATTAGAAGTGACATTCACTACGGATAATATTGTTAGTATAAAAGTAAATAACCAACCTACCGTAACTACTGCTTATCATATGGAAAATGAGCAAGTCATTGCAAAAGTTGGAAACAGGAAGTATGCGTTTAGAATGCAAATAAACGGTGTACTGTATTATTACCGAACTGTAAAGCAAGCGGAAGGCAGGAAGGTAATGTTTGAAAAGAAAACTGAAAATTAA
- a CDS encoding endo-1,3-alpha-glucanase family glycosylhydrolase, protein MKQIILLSFLLVFTTLSNSIAQTSNYFTEKLVFATNHPILNYGNTTSYLKGMRYETLMATEEDSLVGRYRSYLPQVSQMTNPMPLNEAVEFEMRTAKSMGVDGFKFFVNVDANKYYLNRFIDVIIEYVTVASRKDIDFQFSVCINFPKWTKRRADYLKETTFQRLDQLFKRTNYSKLWLRNNKNEIVVFTTESSKIIQECIPKRDVKYFLDNPTIFKKIAGEYDEIEKRLGTPISIVYHSSFPPNVSYNHLVLDHFPALSCVKYSQFYDPGVESIRKICKQRKRPFIQHVFPDQLSTQMILKENDKKVAEKSKLSYTLKKKDVYLKSQSLKLTQGFRDLLGKAVSRDADFIDVSSWNLYEEGSHLAPEMHHGYANGLLLKYYKNIWKTGVEKIEKEFVITSYKSYNSTQRADTDIEVRTSLSMYPDKDQDSIEVVTVLNYPADVYCNNKYLGEAKKGISAFYAPKKIGTVSVEVKRKNKVVIGYETPKAIISSPKRMDWLTYSFCNLDEELARDTQNYILDNEMKHMRKRFLLSKEQQGAWRIAAYTRYQSDLLAAQQFGQLPDKYLAARDKNEKKYRADINKIIKDLDYEVWLELEEKAKSVEGIQDMMMPSVLPKELDGYNILPVANPLNN, encoded by the coding sequence ATGAAACAAATTATTTTACTTTCTTTTCTATTAGTTTTTACTACTCTTTCAAATAGTATTGCTCAAACCTCTAATTATTTTACAGAGAAATTGGTATTTGCCACAAATCATCCAATACTCAATTATGGTAATACCACATCTTACCTTAAAGGGATGAGGTATGAAACATTAATGGCTACAGAGGAAGATAGTCTTGTAGGACGGTATAGAAGTTACCTCCCTCAAGTATCTCAAATGACCAATCCAATGCCATTAAATGAAGCTGTAGAATTCGAGATGCGTACTGCAAAAAGTATGGGGGTTGATGGCTTCAAATTTTTTGTCAACGTAGATGCCAATAAATATTACCTTAATAGGTTTATCGATGTAATTATCGAGTATGTGACTGTTGCATCACGAAAAGATATTGATTTCCAATTTTCAGTATGCATCAACTTTCCAAAATGGACCAAAAGGAGAGCAGATTATTTAAAAGAGACGACTTTCCAGAGGTTGGACCAGTTGTTTAAAAGAACGAACTACTCTAAACTGTGGTTAAGAAATAATAAAAATGAGATCGTTGTCTTTACTACAGAAAGTAGTAAGATTATTCAAGAATGTATACCAAAAAGAGATGTAAAATATTTTTTGGATAACCCAACAATCTTCAAGAAAATCGCTGGGGAATATGATGAGATAGAGAAAAGGTTAGGAACTCCGATTTCTATAGTTTACCATTCTTCATTTCCTCCTAATGTATCGTATAACCATTTAGTATTAGATCATTTTCCAGCACTATCTTGTGTAAAATACTCTCAATTTTATGACCCTGGTGTTGAAAGTATTAGAAAAATCTGTAAGCAAAGAAAAAGACCTTTTATTCAGCATGTATTTCCTGATCAGTTAAGTACACAAATGATTTTAAAGGAAAATGATAAAAAGGTCGCGGAAAAATCAAAACTCAGTTATACCTTAAAAAAGAAAGATGTGTACCTGAAATCACAAAGTTTAAAACTAACACAAGGATTCAGAGATTTATTGGGTAAAGCGGTTTCTAGAGATGCAGACTTTATAGATGTAAGTTCTTGGAATCTTTATGAAGAAGGGTCACATTTAGCACCCGAAATGCACCATGGATATGCAAATGGCTTATTGCTTAAGTACTACAAAAATATTTGGAAAACTGGCGTCGAAAAGATCGAGAAAGAATTCGTAATTACTTCTTACAAAAGCTATAACAGTACTCAAAGAGCAGATACAGATATTGAGGTAAGAACCAGTTTGTCTATGTACCCTGATAAAGATCAAGATAGTATAGAAGTGGTGACAGTTCTTAATTATCCTGCGGATGTTTACTGCAATAATAAGTATTTGGGAGAAGCAAAAAAGGGTATATCAGCTTTCTATGCTCCAAAGAAAATAGGGACAGTATCCGTTGAAGTGAAAAGAAAGAATAAAGTGGTGATCGGATATGAAACGCCAAAAGCAATTATCAGTTCTCCAAAGAGAATGGATTGGTTAACATATTCATTCTGTAACCTGGACGAAGAGTTAGCAAGAGATACGCAAAACTATATTTTGGATAACGAAATGAAACATATGAGAAAGCGTTTCTTGTTATCCAAGGAGCAACAAGGAGCGTGGAGAATCGCTGCATACACCCGATACCAAAGTGATCTATTAGCGGCACAACAATTTGGTCAATTACCAGATAAGTATTTAGCAGCTAGAGACAAGAACGAAAAGAAATATAGAGCTGATATTAATAAGATCATTAAAGATCTAGATTATGAAGTGTGGCTAGAATTGGAAGAAAAGGCAAAGTCTGTAGAAGGTATACAAGACATGATGATGCCCTCTGTACTTCCTAAAGAGCTGGATGGTTATAACATCTTGCCGGTGGCAAATCCTTTAAACAATTAG
- a CDS encoding AraC family transcriptional regulator gives MKLLQKKITPTNRSFAIYRNQKPCLDEDWHYHRQLELIYVNKGSGLRFLGDHVGEFQEGELVLVGSNLPHLWKNSPEYYNNLGLETDTLILQFEPEFLGKAFFELNETVLIKKLFEKANNGLEFRDTALKEEIFQLLLKLNKTTGFSGMLILMEILHKLSITDDINQFASSGFSEELNDKDSERINKVYQFVLDNFHREIQLSEVAELSYLGISPFCRFFKKRTHKPFSQFLNEVRIGHACKLLIENELSISQITYSCGFNSQTNFNRQFKKLKNVSPRDYQKMHLSGQLLESMV, from the coding sequence ATGAAATTACTTCAAAAGAAAATTACTCCTACTAACAGAAGTTTTGCCATTTATCGAAACCAAAAACCATGTTTGGATGAAGACTGGCATTACCACAGACAGTTAGAATTGATTTATGTAAACAAAGGCTCTGGACTACGCTTTCTTGGAGATCATGTTGGTGAATTTCAAGAAGGAGAGCTTGTATTAGTCGGCTCGAACCTTCCACACCTTTGGAAAAACTCTCCAGAATACTACAATAACCTCGGTTTGGAAACCGATACACTTATCTTACAATTTGAGCCTGAGTTCTTAGGTAAAGCTTTCTTTGAGTTGAACGAAACTGTACTTATTAAGAAGCTTTTTGAGAAAGCAAATAATGGGCTTGAATTTAGGGATACTGCATTAAAGGAAGAGATTTTTCAACTTTTATTGAAATTGAATAAAACGACAGGCTTCTCAGGAATGCTTATTCTTATGGAAATTCTTCATAAACTATCTATTACTGATGATATCAATCAATTTGCAAGTAGTGGTTTTAGTGAAGAACTAAATGATAAGGATTCAGAGCGTATCAATAAGGTGTATCAATTTGTGTTAGATAATTTCCATAGAGAAATTCAGTTGTCAGAAGTTGCTGAACTTTCTTATTTAGGAATATCTCCTTTTTGTCGATTCTTTAAGAAAAGAACACATAAACCTTTCTCACAATTCTTAAATGAAGTAAGAATCGGACACGCCTGCAAACTACTGATTGAAAATGAGTTATCCATCAGTCAGATTACTTATTCTTGTGGTTTTAATTCACAGACCAACTTTAATAGACAATTTAAGAAACTGAAAAATGTAAGTCCGAGAGACTATCAAAAAATGCACTTAAGTGGGCAACTTTTAGAGTCAATGGTATAA